A section of the Armatimonadota bacterium genome encodes:
- a CDS encoding AAA family ATPase produces MRVDPAEFDLGNCRRILVCGPTGSGKSTLARAISKKLDVDYVELDSLFHEPNWHSAPDPVFFERIAQAIEGDAWVVDGNYSRTRHLTLPRADLVIWLHFPLGFTFRRLLWRTVRRCWRKEVLWKGCRENWKTSFLSRDSILLWLLKSHSLNLARLREFKDESQSALIPLLEFRRPKNFDRWVSEIGLELT; encoded by the coding sequence ATGCGCGTCGATCCGGCAGAGTTCGATCTCGGCAACTGTAGGCGCATCCTGGTCTGCGGCCCCACGGGTTCGGGCAAGTCCACCCTCGCCAGGGCCATCTCGAAGAAGCTCGACGTTGACTACGTGGAGCTCGACAGCCTGTTCCACGAGCCGAACTGGCACTCTGCGCCGGATCCGGTGTTCTTCGAGCGGATAGCACAAGCCATCGAGGGCGACGCTTGGGTGGTGGACGGCAACTACTCGCGCACAAGACACCTGACCCTGCCCAGGGCCGATCTGGTCATCTGGCTGCACTTCCCGCTCGGTTTCACCTTCCGACGGCTGCTCTGGCGAACCGTCCGCCGCTGCTGGAGGAAAGAGGTGCTTTGGAAGGGCTGCAGGGAGAATTGGAAGACGAGCTTCCTAAGCCGCGACAGCATTCTCCTGTGGCTGCTCAAGTCTCATTCCCTAAACCTAGCGCGCCTCAGAGAGTTCAAAGACGAGTCCCAGTCGGCGCTTATTCCCCTGCTGGAGTTTCGGCGACCGAAGAACTTTGACCGGTGGGTTTCTGAAATTGGCTTGGAACTCACGTAG